The Anas acuta chromosome 18, bAnaAcu1.1, whole genome shotgun sequence genome has a segment encoding these proteins:
- the LOC137841948 gene encoding 5-hydroxytryptamine receptor 3A-like, with translation MQRAFIAILTLSLGTGAVPRYICTYYDVIEHLNITSHSKLHAHILPKTNWKEPLEVNMDFMLIAILSVAEKLQTVTFYFVLSLEWRNAFATWDPQDFCNISKIVLPMDSYWSPPIFILERVNEQKSDLEYMVVRHNGTFNTSQPFQVTLTCSLMILKFPFDTQTCNISIASFLYPVTDLVMKIKRTPAEMMKNSQSYFLTDGEWKFTNLSIGEYREGLDDEEYPVIVYKISMERRPTLYVLNLILPTCALYLLDMAVLFGPSSLEEKISFQISIILGSSMLAVILNNMLPTSSNEPPIIVIFFLGTFLLMIMAVLDTFFLLHQQHKSLRLDKALGSIQQGVHTKLATTEANNQATKHLAKKSQEKGQQAKPHWKPQEQDPVLPVLEKVLLYSHLFLSLFFFAVISIKWSS, from the exons ATGCAGCGAGCTTTTATAGCTATCCTCACCCTTTCTCTTGGGACAG GGGCCGTTCCCAGGTACATCTGCACGTACTACGATGTCATCGAGCACCTGAACATCACCTCCCACAGCAAGCTGCACGCGCACATACTGCCAAAGACGAACTGGAAGGAGCCTCTGGAAGTGAACATGGATTTCATGCTGATCGCTATTCTCTCTGTG GCTGAAAAGCTGCAGACGGTCACTTTTTATTTCGTGCTGAGCTTG GAGTGGAGGAACGCCTTTGCGACTTGGGACCCGCAGGATTTCTGCAACATCTCCAAAATTGTTCTGCCAATGGATTCCTACTGGTCGCCCCCCATCTTCATTTTAGAACG GGTGAACGAACAGAAATCAGACTTGGAGTACATGGTTGTCAGGCACAACGGCACCTTCAACACAAGCCAGCCCTTTCAGGTTACCTTAACGTGCAGCCTGATGATCCTCAAGTTCCCCTTCGACACCCAGACGTGCAACATAAGCATCGCTTCATTTCTCTACCCAG TAACAGACCTGGTCATGAAAATCAAACGGACGCCAGCTGAGATGATGAAAAACAGCCAGAGTTACTTCCTAACTGATGGGGAATGGAAGTTCACCAACCTGAGCATCGGTGAATACAGAGAAGGGTTGGATGACGAAGAATATCCAGTGATCGTCTACAAG ATTTCCATGGAGAGACGACCGACTCTGTATGTTCTGAACCTGATCCTGCCCACGTGCGCCCTGTACCTGCTCGATATGGCTGTGCTGTTTGGACCCAGCTCCCTCGAGGAGAAAATCAGCTTCCAGATTTCCATCATCCTGGGCAGCTCCATGTTGGCCGTGATTCTCAACAACATGCTTCCTACTTCCTCCAATGAACCACCCATAATAG TGATATTCTTCTTAGGCACCTTCCTGTTAATGATCATGGCTGTGTTAGACACCTTCTTcctgctgcaccagcagcacaaaTCTCTACGCTTAGACAAGGCTCTTGGAAGCATCCAGCAAG GCGTGCACACCAAGCTGGCAACGACAGAGGCCAACAACCAGGCCACAAAGCACCTCGCCAAGAAGAGCCAGGAAAAAGGGCAGCAAGCCAAGCCCCACTGGAAACCACAGGAGCAGGACCCCGTTCTGCCAGTCCTGGAGAAGGTGCTTCTCTACAGTCACTTATTCTtgtcactctttttttttgctgttatttctaTAAAATGGAGCAGCTAG
- the ATP5PD gene encoding ATP synthase subunit d, mitochondrial: protein MPGPAQRRPAAITARRFRFPRAEPEAEPEGGEGAGLPARCSAGDGGRGSRRSMAGRRAALKAIDWAAFAERVPANQRAMFNALKTRSDALSARLASLPEKPPTIDWAHYKAAIAKAGMVDEFQKKFSALKVPEPVDTQSAKIDAQEQEAAKNTAEYVQASKARIAQYEQHLQKLKSMIPFEQMTNEDMAEAFPETKLDMEKNPFWPHRPIADL from the exons ATGCCCGGCCCCGCTcagcgccgccccgccgccatcaCCGCCCGCCGCTTCCGGTTTCCGCGGGCGGAACCGGAAGCGGAAccggagggaggggagggggcgggacTTCCGGCGCGGTGCTCGGCAGGGGACGGCGGGCGCGGCTCAAg GCGCAGCATGGCGGGccgcagagctgctctcaaggCCATCGACTGGGCCGCCTTCGCCGAGCGGGTGCCGGCCAACCAGCGGGCCATGTTCAACGCCCTGAAGACCCGCAGCGACGCGCTGTCAGCACG GCTGGCCAGCCTGCCGGAGAAGCCCCCCACCATCGACTGGGCTCACTACAAGGCTGCCATTGCGAAAGCTGGCATGGTGGACGAGTTCCAGAAGAAG TTCAGTGCACTGAAGGTTCCTGAGCCAGTGGACACGCAAAGTGCTAAAATTGATGCCCAGGAGCAGGAAGCT GCAAAGAACACCGCCGAGTATGTGCAAGCTTCCAAAGCTCGGATTGCCCAGTACGAACAGCAC CTTCAGAAGCTCAAAAGCATGATTCCCTTTGAACAAATGACAAATGAAGACATGGCTGAAGCCTTCCCTGAAACCAAACTGGATATGGAGAAGAACCCGTTCTGGCCTCACAGACCGATTGCTGATCTGTAA
- the KCTD2 gene encoding BTB/POZ domain-containing protein KCTD2, whose translation MAELAAAEGPPRGRTPSPGPAPVAGGVPGPPSPRSAAPGVSGAGPAASKWVRLNVGGTYFVSTRQTLCREPKSFLCRLCCQDGPELGSDKDETGAYLIDRDPTYFGPILNYLRHGKLIINKELAEEGVLEEAEFYNIASLVRLVKERIRDNENRTSQGPVKHVYRVLQCQEEELTQMVSTMSDGWKFEQLISIGSSYNYGNEDQAEFLCVVSRELNNSTNGIVKEPSEKAKILQERGSRM comes from the exons ATGGCGGAGCTGGCGGCGGCCGagggccccccccggggccgcacccccagccccggccccgctccggttgccgggggggtcccgggacCGCCCAGCCCCCGTTCGGCCGCTCCGGGGGTTTCGGGAGCGGGCCCGGCCGCCTCCAAGTGGGTGCGGCTGAACGTGGGCGGCACGTACTTCGTCAGCACCCGGCAGACGCTGTGCAGGGagcccaaatccttcctctgccGCCTCTGCTGCCAGGACGGGCCCGAGCTGGGCTCCGACAAG GATGAGACAGGCGCGTATCTCATCGATAGAGACCCCACCTATTTTGGCCCAATACTGAACTACCTCCGCCACGGGAAGCTTATCATAAACAAGGAGCTCGCAGAAGAAG GGGTCCTGGAAGAAGCCGAGTTCTACAATATCGCATCTCTCGTGCGACTGGTGAAGGAGCGGATACGGGATAACGAGAACAGAACCTCTCAA GGACCTGTGAAGCACGTGTACAGAGTCCTGCAGTGCCAAGAGGAGGAGCTCACACAGATGGTGTCCACGATGTCTGATGGGTGGAAATTTGAACAG CTAATCAGCATTGGATCTTCCTATAACTACGGAAATGAAGACCAGGCAGAATTCCTCTGTGTCGTGTCCAGGGAACTCAACAATTCCACCAACGGCATTGTCAAAGAGCCCAGTGAGAAGGCAAAG attcttCAAGAGCGAGGATCCCGGATGTAA